The bacterium genome has a window encoding:
- a CDS encoding SLBB domain-containing protein, protein MSEADSLVTLAYSQEYRDPDLSIIMQETQGRRVYVLGQVRNPGLYRLPSGGTDVIGAVTMAAGFTDDAARDGTLIVRVTPEGYQIQEVDLDTFGSAQFGGIAALQPSRTTWSMCRGPGRATWPISPRRSWQHRLRDAGCLRPQVHQRRRAGKVLGPCLVRNPV, encoded by the coding sequence GTGAGCGAAGCCGATTCGCTGGTGACGCTGGCGTATTCCCAGGAATACCGCGACCCCGACCTGTCGATCATCATGCAGGAGACGCAGGGGCGGCGGGTCTACGTGCTGGGGCAAGTGCGCAACCCCGGGCTGTACCGGCTGCCCTCCGGCGGGACCGACGTGATCGGCGCCGTCACGATGGCGGCGGGCTTCACGGACGATGCGGCACGCGACGGCACGCTCATCGTGCGGGTGACTCCCGAGGGCTACCAGATCCAGGAAGTGGACCTCGATACGTTCGGTTCGGCGCAGTTCGGCGGCATTGCAGCGCTCCAACCGAGTCGTACGACATGGTCTATGTGCCGCGGTCCCGGGCGGGCGACCTGGCCTATTTCGCCAAGACGATCCTGGCAGCATCGGCTACGCGACGCGGGTTGCCTACGACCTCAAGTTCATCAGCGACGGCGCGCTGGGAAGGTACTAGGGCCATGCTTGGTCAGGAACCCGGTCTGA
- a CDS encoding AAA family ATPase: MSKIYEAYRKRVGDDPDLTIELGRVGTVALYNMPDAAQQAEFSQLANRLLNLKRGARGAVLAFASTASGEGASFVSYNTALMLATVYHQKVCWLDANFQTPQKQLMHADGPTLATLLQNPERLTDLRPAGNPTLIPGGLNLTTVRGLFADQKCHDLLHALSDRFDFVLVDLPPVLSTTDTALMAAATDGLTLVIEQRFLKREIISHGMEALRAKGVNILGAVINKRSYDLPKLIYDRL, translated from the coding sequence ATGTCGAAGATCTACGAAGCGTACCGCAAGCGCGTGGGGGACGATCCGGACCTGACGATCGAGTTGGGGCGGGTTGGGACCGTGGCGCTGTACAACATGCCGGATGCGGCCCAGCAGGCCGAGTTCAGCCAGTTGGCCAACCGCCTGCTCAACCTGAAGCGCGGCGCGCGCGGCGCTGTCCTGGCCTTTGCCTCGACGGCCTCCGGCGAGGGCGCCAGCTTCGTCTCCTACAACACCGCGCTGATGCTGGCCACGGTCTACCATCAGAAGGTGTGCTGGCTCGACGCCAACTTCCAGACGCCGCAGAAGCAGTTGATGCACGCCGACGGGCCGACCCTGGCCACGCTGCTGCAGAATCCGGAACGCCTGACAGACCTGCGCCCGGCCGGCAACCCGACGCTTATCCCCGGCGGCCTGAACCTGACCACGGTGCGCGGCCTGTTCGCCGACCAGAAGTGCCACGACCTGCTGCACGCCCTGAGCGACCGCTTCGACTTCGTCCTGGTGGACCTGCCGCCCGTGCTGAGCACCACCGACACGGCCCTGATGGCGGCGGCTACCGACGGGTTGACGCTGGTGATCGAGCAGCGCTTCCTGAAGCGCGAGATCATCAGCCACGGCATGGAGGCGCTGCGGGCCAAGGGCGTGAACATTTTGGGCGCCGTCATCAACAAGCGGTCGTACGATCTGCCCAAGCTGATCTACGACAGACTGTAA